A region from the Melioribacter roseus P3M-2 genome encodes:
- a CDS encoding riboflavin synthase: MFSGIVEEIGKIERVDRIENGIQFSISGKNIFEDLKLGDSVAVDGVCLTVTSINNNLFNVDAVGETLLKTTLRNYNAGNFVNLERAIKYNERIGGHLVQGHVNYTGKIRGIIPKGENYLLEISYPYQLKKYFIDEGSIAVNGVSLTIARLYEEYLVISVIPYTWEHTTLKFKKPGDLVNIEVDLIAKYVEKLINSKEDSNFTTDKLKKMGY; this comes from the coding sequence ATGTTTAGCGGTATAGTAGAAGAAATAGGGAAAATAGAGAGAGTCGACAGAATCGAGAACGGGATACAATTTTCGATTAGCGGAAAAAATATATTCGAAGATTTAAAATTGGGAGATTCCGTAGCGGTAGACGGAGTATGTCTAACAGTTACGTCGATAAATAATAATTTATTCAACGTTGATGCTGTCGGAGAGACGTTGCTGAAAACAACCCTCCGTAATTATAACGCGGGTAATTTTGTTAACTTAGAGCGCGCAATAAAATATAACGAAAGAATCGGCGGACATCTAGTACAGGGACATGTTAATTATACGGGGAAAATTAGAGGCATAATTCCCAAAGGAGAAAATTATTTATTGGAAATTTCGTATCCTTACCAATTGAAAAAATATTTTATAGATGAAGGCTCTATAGCTGTTAACGGCGTCAGTTTAACTATTGCCCGGTTATATGAAGAGTACTTGGTAATATCCGTTATTCCATATACGTGGGAACATACAACACTAAAATTCAAAAAACCAGGCGATCTCGTTAATATCGAAGTTGACTTGATTGCCAAGTATGTAGAAAAATTGATTAATTCGAAAGAAGATTCAAATTTTACGACTGATAAATTAAAAAAGATGGGTTATTAA
- a CDS encoding GIY-YIG nuclease family protein, with protein MFYVYVLRSLKDNKRYVGLTSDISRRFREHQNGLVKSTRHRRPFELIYYESYENKSEAMKREKFFKTGKGREFLNSLSR; from the coding sequence ATGTTTTACGTTTACGTCTTAAGGAGCCTGAAAGACAACAAGAGATATGTCGGATTGACATCCGACATTTCACGTCGTTTCAGGGAACATCAGAATGGATTAGTCAAGTCCACCCGCCACCGTAGACCCTTCGAGTTAATTTATTATGAATCTTACGAAAACAAATCCGAAGCCATGAAAAGAGAGAAGTTCTTCAAAACAGGCAAAGGAAGAGAATTCCTGAATTCCCTTTCCCGATAA
- a CDS encoding bifunctional 3,4-dihydroxy-2-butanone-4-phosphate synthase/GTP cyclohydrolase II, whose translation MSNENKLNTIDQAIERFKKGEMVIVVDDADRENEGDIIMAAEFATPEAVNFITREARGILCVAITPERADQLGLDLMVKYNTSPHQTPFTISIDYRYGTTTGTSAFDRAKTIKAIADKNAGADDFVRPGHVFPLVAKPGGVLKRAGHTEAAVDLANLAGLFPAGVLCEILDSDGTMCRGERLNEFAKKHNLPVISIADLIEFRRKQEKLIKKIVTVDLPSKHGNFKLHLYESTIEPHENAIALVKGDISDGNPVLVRVHSECLTGDVFGSLRCDCGDQLATALEMIEKEGRGVLLYMKQEGRGIGLVNKLLAYSLQEKGKDTVEANEELGFKADLRDYGMGAQILKDLGISKIRLLTNNPKKIIGLKGYDLEIIERVPIEIPANEVNKKYLKTKAEKLGHIIKNL comes from the coding sequence ATGTCCAACGAAAATAAGTTGAATACAATCGATCAGGCGATCGAGAGATTCAAAAAAGGCGAGATGGTTATTGTAGTTGATGATGCAGACCGCGAAAATGAAGGCGATATTATTATGGCTGCCGAATTTGCTACTCCTGAAGCGGTAAATTTTATTACCCGCGAGGCAAGGGGCATTTTGTGCGTGGCAATTACACCCGAAAGAGCCGATCAGCTTGGGCTCGACTTAATGGTAAAATACAACACTTCCCCGCACCAAACTCCCTTTACGATATCTATCGATTATCGATACGGCACAACTACAGGCACTTCGGCTTTTGACCGGGCAAAAACAATAAAGGCTATTGCCGATAAAAACGCAGGCGCAGATGATTTCGTGCGTCCGGGACACGTATTCCCTCTTGTAGCAAAACCGGGAGGCGTGTTAAAAAGAGCCGGGCATACCGAAGCCGCTGTCGACCTTGCAAATCTGGCAGGACTTTTCCCTGCCGGTGTTTTGTGTGAAATTCTCGACAGCGACGGTACAATGTGCCGAGGCGAAAGATTAAACGAATTCGCTAAAAAGCATAACCTGCCTGTTATTTCCATTGCGGATTTAATTGAATTCCGCAGGAAACAAGAAAAATTAATTAAAAAAATCGTGACTGTCGACCTGCCGTCCAAACACGGTAATTTCAAGCTTCATTTATACGAAAGCACAATAGAACCGCACGAGAATGCAATAGCGCTGGTTAAAGGAGACATATCCGACGGTAATCCCGTTTTAGTTAGAGTTCATTCCGAATGCCTGACGGGCGATGTGTTCGGTTCTTTAAGATGCGACTGCGGAGACCAACTCGCCACAGCCCTCGAAATGATCGAAAAAGAAGGAAGAGGCGTTTTGCTCTATATGAAACAAGAAGGAAGAGGAATCGGCTTGGTAAACAAGTTGTTGGCTTATTCACTTCAGGAGAAAGGTAAAGATACCGTGGAAGCAAACGAGGAACTCGGTTTCAAGGCAGACCTCAGGGATTATGGCATGGGAGCTCAAATTTTGAAAGACCTCGGCATTTCAAAAATAAGATTACTCACGAATAATCCGAAAAAAATTATCGGATTAAAAGGATACGACCTCGAAATAATAGAGCGCGTACCGATTGAAATACCCGCAAATGAAGTAAATAAAAAGTATCTTAAAACCAAAGCGGAAAAATTGGGACATATTATAAAAAATTTATAA
- a CDS encoding DUF2179 domain-containing protein has translation MEFFISWEIIFGALIIMLMRICDVTLGTLRTMLVVQAKKYHAAVTGFFEVLIWIFAMRYIVAHMDNTVNLIGYAAGFALGNIMGVTLEEKIAVGYVQINIISLHYTDKIADALRKAKFGVTILPAEGSSGGISILIAIIKRKHLKQVMKLVESIDHHAFITIQHSRPFRGYMHGPRV, from the coding sequence ATGGAATTCTTTATCTCGTGGGAAATTATTTTCGGCGCTCTAATTATAATGCTGATGCGAATTTGCGATGTCACTCTCGGCACCTTAAGAACCATGCTTGTCGTTCAGGCAAAAAAATATCATGCCGCCGTAACCGGTTTTTTCGAAGTATTGATCTGGATTTTTGCGATGAGATATATTGTAGCTCATATGGACAATACGGTAAATTTAATCGGATACGCTGCGGGTTTTGCTCTAGGCAACATTATGGGCGTTACACTTGAAGAAAAAATAGCCGTCGGATACGTTCAAATTAATATCATTTCTCTACATTATACGGACAAAATCGCAGACGCGCTAAGGAAGGCAAAATTCGGAGTTACCATCTTACCGGCGGAAGGTAGTTCCGGAGGCATATCGATATTAATTGCAATAATAAAAAGGAAGCACTTAAAACAGGTAATGAAGCTAGTCGAGTCGATCGACCATCACGCTTTCATTACAATTCAACATTCACGCCCTTTCAGGGGGTATATGCATGGACCCAGAGTTTAA
- a CDS encoding S8 family serine peptidase, with translation MRLILLSLILLLLNDGISAQSKYFVFLKDKGNTASLSKISAEKIRSLLTPQTIERRKRIFGENNYLRFEDMPLDSGYVDRLKSLGVEIVHQLKWFNAVSCYIDEDKLEEIKALDFVDSIRKVKIYKFRYPGENNPLSGNAVAKTQFNEDYGYSLKQNLLSHIPYLHDLGITGKGVLIGLLDTGFRYKDNPALKFVNVIGEKDFIQNDEITENEPSKGDASNQDRHGTAVLSIIAGYAPGNLIGPAYEASYLLAKTEYVPSETHLEEDNYAAGVEWLEANGAFIISSSLGYNIFDKPESSYLFEDMNGKTTIVARALNKAFEFGVATFTSAGNEGATSWGAEFGDNLYGKIVSPADAFNVIAVGAVDDSNRVVDFSSRGPTSDGRVKPELVAMGSGVSYATSNGYFTGNGTSFSTPITAGIAALLKSFYPHLTNAQIRYIMLESGDNASSPNNERGWGLISALRAVNFPNLNRISNSYILNKTFFDTLDYEISNPEIHYSTDNMNFSVYKLTKNEKNVYQFQLPFLSDGEVLSFYYTYEANGQQIRVPSSAYYKIQYGKLNVGYNLNVEERTLPDEFTLLQNYPNPFNAETNIEFALPEAANIDLSIYNLLGQRIYTLYSGELYEGWHKFKWYGTSNNNLHVSSGLYFCRLLVDGKQKVIKIVLMR, from the coding sequence ATGAGATTAATTCTTTTATCTTTAATATTACTCTTACTAAACGACGGTATATCAGCCCAGTCGAAATATTTCGTCTTTCTTAAAGATAAGGGAAATACTGCCAGCCTCAGCAAAATTAGCGCGGAAAAAATTCGATCGTTATTGACTCCTCAAACAATCGAAAGACGAAAAAGAATTTTCGGCGAGAATAATTATCTTCGCTTCGAGGACATGCCGCTGGATTCCGGTTATGTGGACAGACTCAAGAGCTTGGGAGTTGAAATTGTTCATCAATTAAAGTGGTTTAATGCAGTTTCGTGCTACATCGACGAAGATAAACTGGAAGAGATAAAAGCTTTGGATTTCGTCGACTCGATACGAAAAGTAAAAATTTACAAATTCCGCTATCCTGGTGAAAACAATCCGTTAAGCGGCAATGCCGTAGCCAAGACGCAGTTTAATGAAGATTACGGTTATTCCTTAAAGCAGAATCTCCTTTCTCATATACCATATCTCCACGATCTCGGAATAACCGGTAAAGGCGTTTTAATCGGACTCTTGGACACGGGATTTCGTTATAAAGATAATCCCGCGTTAAAATTTGTAAATGTAATCGGTGAAAAGGATTTTATACAAAATGACGAAATAACGGAAAACGAGCCGTCAAAAGGCGACGCTTCGAATCAGGACAGACACGGCACTGCGGTATTATCCATTATAGCGGGTTATGCCCCGGGAAATTTAATTGGTCCGGCATACGAAGCCTCTTATTTACTGGCAAAAACCGAGTATGTTCCATCCGAAACTCATCTGGAGGAAGACAATTACGCAGCCGGAGTAGAATGGCTCGAAGCAAACGGAGCGTTTATTATTAGCAGTTCTCTCGGATACAATATTTTCGACAAACCAGAATCTTCCTATCTTTTTGAAGATATGAACGGCAAGACAACCATAGTAGCCCGCGCCTTGAATAAAGCTTTTGAATTCGGAGTGGCTACTTTCACTTCCGCGGGCAATGAAGGTGCGACAAGCTGGGGAGCCGAATTCGGAGATAATTTATACGGAAAAATAGTAAGCCCGGCGGACGCTTTTAATGTTATTGCTGTAGGAGCGGTCGACGACAGCAACAGAGTTGTCGATTTTAGCAGCAGGGGACCGACTTCGGACGGGCGCGTGAAACCGGAACTGGTTGCTATGGGTTCAGGTGTAAGTTACGCTACTTCAAACGGTTATTTTACCGGAAACGGGACTTCTTTTTCGACGCCTATAACAGCGGGTATTGCCGCTTTGCTGAAATCATTTTATCCGCATCTGACTAACGCTCAAATTCGGTACATTATGCTCGAGTCGGGAGATAATGCTTCTTCTCCGAATAACGAAAGAGGGTGGGGATTAATTTCCGCTTTGAGAGCTGTAAATTTTCCTAACCTTAACCGTATAAGCAATTCATATATCCTCAATAAAACTTTTTTCGATACGCTCGATTATGAGATTTCAAATCCCGAAATACATTATTCTACGGACAATATGAATTTTTCCGTTTATAAATTAACCAAAAACGAAAAGAATGTTTATCAGTTTCAGTTGCCGTTTTTATCCGACGGAGAAGTTCTTTCGTTTTATTACACATATGAAGCAAACGGACAACAAATACGCGTTCCTTCGTCAGCTTATTATAAAATTCAATACGGTAAGTTGAACGTGGGTTATAATCTGAACGTTGAAGAAAGAACGCTGCCGGATGAATTCACGTTGCTTCAAAATTATCCCAATCCTTTTAACGCTGAAACGAATATTGAATTCGCTCTACCGGAAGCCGCAAATATTGATTTGTCTATTTACAATTTATTGGGGCAAAGAATATATACGCTCTATAGCGGCGAACTTTATGAAGGATGGCATAAATTCAAATGGTACGGAACGAGTAACAATAACCTGCATGTATCAAGCGGGTTATATTTCTGCAGACTGCTGGTAGACGGCAAACAAAAAGTCATTAAAATCGTATTGATGAGGTAA
- a CDS encoding O-methyltransferase, producing the protein MPDIVNKIQLDYLKTLRTGGDPLINEMEEFAAKNKIPILDWNAAELLERLILISRPKRVLEIGMAIGYSTIRMAKVIRKKGIIDTIEKSKDNIALAGEFIERSGLSDKIQIIEGDALSVMPSLQKKYNLIFLDADKEDYEKLFYYSLMLLKKGGIIFIDNLLWHGYTAATRVPASYKKSTHIIREFNRLFLDHPALKATILPVGDGIGLGVKIK; encoded by the coding sequence ATGCCGGATATAGTAAATAAGATACAATTGGATTATCTAAAGACTTTACGTACCGGCGGCGACCCGCTTATAAATGAAATGGAAGAATTTGCCGCGAAGAACAAAATTCCGATACTCGATTGGAATGCGGCAGAGTTGTTGGAGCGCTTAATATTAATTTCGCGTCCGAAGAGAGTGCTTGAAATCGGTATGGCTATCGGATATTCAACCATACGGATGGCAAAGGTTATCAGGAAAAAAGGGATAATTGATACGATTGAAAAGAGTAAAGACAACATTGCGCTTGCCGGCGAATTTATCGAACGCTCCGGCTTGTCGGATAAAATACAAATTATAGAAGGCGACGCTTTGTCAGTAATGCCATCCCTGCAAAAAAAATATAATTTGATCTTCCTGGACGCCGACAAAGAAGACTACGAAAAGCTTTTTTACTACTCGTTAATGCTCCTCAAAAAAGGGGGAATTATATTTATCGATAATTTGTTGTGGCACGGATATACTGCGGCTACCAGGGTGCCGGCGTCTTATAAAAAGTCAACGCATATAATAAGGGAATTCAATCGACTTTTTCTGGATCATCCTGCCTTAAAAGCTACGATTTTACCGGTAGGAGACGGAATTGGTTTGGGGGTGAAAATAAAATGA
- a CDS encoding RrF2 family transcriptional regulator — protein MIYTKTGEYAIRAILFLARQPKDRLVMSSEIAKSEDIPSHYLAKILQRMAKYGYVDSYKGRGGGFRITELAKKSSILEIVERVEGPVINLKCVTGLKECSEENPCPLHDEWEELRNRIYNLISSKSVQEVAEKYAETLSKNNANTQ, from the coding sequence ATGATTTACACGAAAACGGGAGAATATGCAATAAGAGCAATCTTATTTTTGGCGCGGCAGCCTAAGGACAGATTAGTAATGTCGTCGGAGATTGCTAAAAGCGAAGATATTCCGTCTCATTATCTGGCAAAAATACTCCAGAGAATGGCAAAATACGGGTATGTCGATTCTTATAAAGGAAGAGGCGGCGGCTTTAGAATTACCGAATTGGCAAAGAAAAGCTCTATATTGGAAATTGTGGAAAGAGTCGAAGGACCGGTAATTAATCTAAAATGCGTTACCGGGTTAAAAGAATGTTCAGAAGAAAATCCATGTCCGCTGCACGACGAATGGGAGGAACTGAGAAACAGAATTTATAATTTGATATCCAGTAAATCGGTTCAGGAAGTAGCCGAAAAATATGCCGAGACCCTCAGCAAGAATAACGCAAATACCCAATAA
- a CDS encoding IMPACT family protein, with translation MNAIKTLLRDCQYKFREKGSLFISQGFPIATIESAEEILEQTRKKYFDATHNCYAFKTADGNFRYSDDGEPNGTAGIRIYNAINHFDLTNIIVIVTRYFGGVKLGVGPLGKAYYHAAFEMLKNSEIKELTLYLRTSLKYDYKHSSSVHHFLSKYEAQIEDNLYTTVPEIIFAVPASNYELLKTDLESHFPPQNSGIRPVDLSEKTEKIFK, from the coding sequence ATGAATGCAATAAAAACGTTGCTCAGAGACTGTCAATATAAATTCCGGGAAAAAGGTTCCCTCTTCATCAGTCAGGGTTTTCCTATAGCAACAATCGAATCGGCCGAAGAAATATTGGAACAGACCCGAAAAAAATATTTTGACGCAACGCACAATTGCTATGCTTTCAAAACAGCCGACGGAAATTTCAGGTATTCCGACGACGGAGAACCAAACGGCACGGCCGGCATAAGGATATATAATGCGATTAATCACTTTGATTTAACAAATATAATCGTAATTGTAACCCGGTATTTCGGAGGCGTAAAATTGGGAGTCGGTCCGCTGGGGAAAGCATATTATCACGCCGCTTTCGAAATGCTCAAGAATTCTGAAATTAAAGAATTAACTCTTTACTTACGTACTTCGTTAAAATATGATTATAAGCATTCAAGTTCGGTACACCATTTCTTGTCGAAATACGAGGCGCAAATTGAAGATAATTTATACACCACCGTACCCGAAATCATATTTGCCGTTCCCGCTTCAAATTACGAATTGCTCAAAACCGACCTCGAATCGCATTTCCCTCCGCAAAATAGCGGAATCCGACCGGTAGACTTATCGGAAAAGACTGAAAAAATTTTCAAATAA
- the ribD gene encoding bifunctional diaminohydroxyphosphoribosylaminopyrimidine deaminase/5-amino-6-(5-phosphoribosylamino)uracil reductase RibD, translating to MDTRKDSDYILRCFELARKGQGKVEPNPIVGCVIVRDNKILSEGYHEYFGGPHAEANAINNAGVNLEGSTLYCNLEPCCHTNKKTPPCVPLIIKNRIKKVVISSIDPNPQVNGKGIEELRQAGIEVIVGILDNESKELNKNYFESFKNV from the coding sequence ATGGATACAAGAAAAGACAGTGATTATATTTTGCGATGTTTTGAATTAGCGCGCAAAGGGCAAGGCAAAGTCGAGCCAAACCCCATAGTGGGATGCGTCATCGTAAGAGATAATAAAATATTATCCGAGGGGTATCATGAATATTTTGGCGGACCGCATGCGGAAGCTAATGCGATTAATAATGCCGGAGTAAATCTTGAAGGCTCTACCCTCTATTGCAATCTCGAACCGTGCTGTCATACAAATAAAAAGACTCCCCCCTGCGTGCCATTAATAATTAAGAACAGAATCAAAAAAGTTGTAATATCGTCAATAGATCCCAATCCGCAGGTGAACGGCAAAGGTATTGAGGAATTGCGACAAGCGGGTATAGAAGTAATTGTGGGAATTCTGGATAATGAATCTAAAGAATTAAATAAAAATTATTTTGAAAGTTTTAAAAATGTTTAG
- the ribH gene encoding 6,7-dimethyl-8-ribityllumazine synthase yields the protein MVKTTEGLLNAEGKKFAIVVSRFNEMVSKQLLNGALDCLIRHKADESNIQVYWVPGSFEIPLTAQKLAQTKKFDAIICLGAVIRGGTPHFEYVASEVSKGIANVSLNSGLPVIFGIITADSMDQALERAGVKAGNKGWDAALSAIEMTDLFSKI from the coding sequence ATGGTTAAAACTACCGAAGGGTTACTAAATGCGGAAGGCAAAAAATTTGCAATTGTTGTTTCGCGTTTTAACGAAATGGTATCGAAACAATTATTAAACGGCGCTCTCGATTGCTTAATCCGTCACAAAGCAGATGAATCTAATATTCAGGTATACTGGGTACCCGGTTCTTTCGAAATTCCGTTAACTGCGCAAAAGTTGGCGCAAACAAAAAAATTTGACGCTATAATTTGCCTGGGCGCCGTAATAAGAGGCGGAACCCCTCATTTCGAATATGTGGCTTCCGAAGTTTCAAAAGGAATAGCCAATGTTTCGTTAAACAGCGGACTACCCGTAATATTCGGAATAATTACGGCTGATTCGATGGATCAGGCGCTGGAACGAGCAGGCGTTAAAGCGGGCAATAAAGGCTGGGACGCAGCATTGTCCGCCATTGAGATGACTGACCTATTCAGTAAAATTTAA
- the uvrA gene encoding excinuclease ABC subunit UvrA translates to MEEYNKIIIKGAREHNLKNIDLEIPRDTLTVITGLSGSGKSTLAFDTIYAEGQRRYIESLSTYARQFLTLLEKPDVDLIEGLSPSISIEQKTTASNPRSTVGTITEIYDYLRLLYARVGKVYCYNCGRPVEKQSSDQIIDIILNEFDEKKIQILAPVVHGRKGHYRELFNEILRDGFLRVRVDGTVHELIDNFKVDRYKTHDIEIVIDRLKVNQSSKYRIRQSIEVALNYGNGSVIINDGENDHWYSRDFACAHCGIGFQELAPNSFSFNSPYGSCPECDGLGEKKELDINLIIPDWNKTINQEGIAPLGKPRSIWFFKQLESVAKLYGFDFDTPLKELNKTQLDILLYGTKEKIPFTYSYAGDKEVTYMHKFGGVMNYIKHYYDNTSSNKIRQWAEAYMSTLTCSACNGGRLKKEALSVKVGNLNIAEVTNLSIDKALEFFDNLELTEREELIARQILREIKSRLQFLLNVGLSYLTLGRSARTLSGGESQRIRLATQIGSQLSGVLYVLDEPSIGLHQSDNVKLIESLKNLRDLGNTVIVVEHDKQTIENSDFIVDLGPRAGEHGGEICVQGKTQELILAENGFNSLTLDYIKIKKIEVPEKRRKGSGKFLELTGASGNNLKNVNLKIPLGTLTLVTGVSGSGKSTLINETLVRVLYKHIYNSKVVPLPYKEIKGLEYIDKIIEIDQTPIGRTPRSNPATYTGIFTHIRDLFAQLPESKVRGYKAGRFSFNVKGGRCEECGGDGVKKIEMNFLPDVYVICEACNGRRYNRETLEILYKTKSISDILDMTVEAALRFFEDLHVLHRKIKALYDVGLGYIRLGQQATTLSGGEAQRVKLATELSKVATGKTVYVLDEPTTGLHFEDVRILLNVLNQLVEKGNTVIVIEHNLDVIKVADYIIDLGPGGGEAGGNIIAAGTPEEIANIKESITGKFLNEELKDR, encoded by the coding sequence ATGGAAGAATATAATAAAATTATCATAAAAGGCGCGCGGGAACATAATCTGAAAAATATTGATCTGGAAATACCCCGGGATACTCTTACCGTTATTACGGGGTTGTCAGGCTCGGGTAAATCCACGCTTGCTTTCGATACAATTTATGCCGAAGGACAACGGCGCTACATTGAATCGTTGTCGACATATGCGCGTCAATTTTTGACGCTTCTCGAAAAACCCGACGTAGACCTGATAGAAGGATTGAGCCCTTCGATATCGATTGAGCAAAAGACTACGGCGAGCAATCCCCGCTCAACCGTAGGCACCATAACCGAGATTTATGATTATCTCAGATTACTCTATGCCAGGGTTGGAAAAGTATATTGTTATAATTGCGGCAGACCGGTTGAGAAACAGTCATCCGATCAGATTATTGATATTATACTAAATGAATTCGATGAAAAGAAAATTCAGATTTTGGCTCCGGTTGTTCATGGCAGGAAGGGGCATTACAGGGAATTGTTTAACGAAATTCTCAGAGACGGTTTTTTGCGGGTTCGTGTCGACGGAACCGTACACGAATTAATCGATAATTTCAAAGTCGACAGATACAAAACACACGATATCGAGATCGTTATCGATCGATTGAAAGTAAACCAGTCCTCCAAGTACCGTATTCGCCAGTCGATCGAAGTCGCATTGAATTACGGCAACGGAAGCGTAATTATTAACGACGGAGAAAACGATCATTGGTATAGCAGGGATTTTGCCTGCGCTCACTGCGGAATCGGATTTCAGGAGCTGGCGCCAAATTCGTTTTCTTTTAATTCGCCTTACGGCTCATGCCCCGAATGCGACGGTTTGGGCGAGAAAAAAGAGCTCGATATTAATTTAATAATTCCCGATTGGAATAAAACTATTAATCAGGAAGGGATAGCGCCGTTGGGCAAACCGCGATCGATCTGGTTTTTTAAGCAGCTCGAAAGCGTGGCTAAACTTTACGGATTCGACTTCGATACGCCGTTGAAAGAATTGAACAAAACACAACTTGACATTCTGTTGTACGGCACAAAAGAAAAAATTCCATTTACATATTCATACGCAGGAGACAAAGAAGTAACGTACATGCATAAATTCGGCGGAGTAATGAATTATATTAAACATTACTATGACAACACTTCGTCGAATAAAATTCGTCAGTGGGCGGAAGCTTATATGAGTACACTTACTTGTTCTGCCTGCAACGGGGGAAGATTAAAGAAAGAAGCGTTGTCCGTTAAAGTCGGCAATTTGAATATAGCAGAGGTTACGAATCTCTCAATCGATAAAGCTCTCGAATTTTTCGATAACCTGGAGCTAACCGAAAGGGAAGAATTAATTGCCAGACAGATTCTCAGAGAAATAAAATCGCGATTACAATTTTTGTTGAATGTAGGCTTGAGTTATTTAACCCTCGGGCGTTCCGCCCGAACTCTTTCGGGCGGCGAATCTCAAAGAATACGGCTTGCCACTCAAATCGGCTCTCAACTCTCCGGCGTTCTTTACGTGCTCGACGAACCGAGCATCGGGTTACACCAGTCGGATAATGTAAAACTTATCGAATCCTTAAAAAATCTGCGCGACCTCGGCAATACTGTAATTGTAGTTGAACACGACAAACAAACAATCGAAAACTCCGATTTCATTGTCGACCTCGGTCCAAGAGCCGGAGAACACGGCGGGGAAATATGCGTTCAGGGAAAAACGCAAGAATTAATTCTAGCTGAAAACGGATTCAATTCTCTTACTCTAGACTATATAAAAATAAAAAAGATTGAAGTGCCTGAAAAGAGAAGGAAAGGAAGCGGAAAATTTTTGGAATTAACAGGCGCGTCGGGAAATAATTTAAAGAATGTTAATCTTAAAATACCGCTTGGCACATTAACCCTCGTAACCGGTGTAAGCGGTTCGGGCAAATCGACGTTAATTAACGAAACTCTGGTTCGTGTTCTTTATAAACATATTTATAATTCCAAAGTAGTCCCATTGCCTTATAAGGAAATTAAAGGTCTTGAGTATATCGATAAAATAATCGAAATTGACCAGACGCCTATCGGGAGAACTCCGCGATCTAATCCTGCCACCTATACAGGCATATTTACTCATATCAGGGATTTATTTGCTCAACTGCCCGAATCGAAAGTACGCGGTTATAAAGCCGGTCGTTTCAGCTTCAATGTAAAAGGCGGCAGATGCGAAGAATGCGGCGGCGACGGAGTTAAAAAAATCGAAATGAACTTCTTGCCTGATGTTTATGTAATTTGCGAAGCTTGTAACGGAAGAAGATATAACAGGGAAACGCTTGAAATCCTTTATAAAACTAAATCGATTTCGGATATACTGGATATGACGGTTGAAGCAGCGCTTCGGTTTTTTGAAGATTTGCACGTGCTTCACAGAAAAATTAAAGCTCTTTACGACGTGGGACTGGGGTATATTCGGTTGGGGCAGCAAGCTACGACTTTATCCGGAGGAGAAGCGCAGCGCGTGAAATTAGCGACGGAATTGAGCAAAGTTGCAACGGGCAAAACGGTTTATGTACTCGATGAACCGACTACCGGACTCCATTTTGAAGACGTAAGAATTTTATTAAATGTTCTAAATCAACTTGTCGAAAAGGGAAATACTGTAATAGTCATTGAACACAATCTGGATGTCATTAAAGTTGCGGATTATATAATCGATTTGGGTCCCGGAGGGGGAGAAGCCGGCGGAAATATTATTGCCGCCGGAACGCCTGAGGAAATTGCAAATATCAAAGAAAGTATTACCGGAAAATTTCTCAATGAAGAATTAAAGGACCGTTAA
- a CDS encoding GIY-YIG nuclease family protein, whose product MFYVYVLRSLKDNKRYVGLTSDISRRFREHQNGSVKSIRHRRPFELIYYESYEN is encoded by the coding sequence ATGTTTTACGTTTACGTCTTAAGGAGCCTGAAAGACAACAAGAGATATGTCGGATTGACATCCGACATTTCACGTCGTTTCAGGGAACATCAGAATGGATCAGTCAAGTCCATCCGCCACCGTAGACCCTTTGAGTTAATTTATTATGAATCTTACGAAAACTAA